The following proteins are co-located in the Syntrophorhabdaceae bacterium genome:
- a CDS encoding XRE family transcriptional regulator, translated as MVGRLKQLRLARGLSLEDLAAEMGGIVTRQALSKYELGLSKPSALVLNRLAGALGVKAAYLWSEPSIHCKFIAYRKGTGLAKTEQQRVESVVCQMLEDRVRLQQMIQGTTEVDLPVKGFKVRTIEDTEDFAKGLRYKWNLGLGPIPTVTGTLEDRFVHVFEIEASQRFDGISAVAYDSEKHVAAAAVVSRKSLPGGRQRLNLAHELGHLVLDMPKNLDEEKVAFRFAGAFLAPDEVLFRELGQKRSLVQAAELFLLKQKYGMSIQSLVYRLHDLGVISDQHHKQWWMTINREGWKKEEPLELKPEKSEWLKKNVLRALSEGFITKGDAMKALGESVEVQEPITLVERQAFLKLPIEERRKIMAKQAKEMAADYKTGKMEDLETGEILEY; from the coding sequence ATGGTAGGAAGATTAAAGCAATTACGGCTTGCCCGGGGATTGTCCCTGGAGGACCTGGCTGCCGAAATGGGTGGGATTGTGACCAGGCAGGCGCTTTCCAAATATGAACTGGGCCTATCCAAGCCATCTGCACTGGTGTTGAACAGACTCGCCGGCGCCCTTGGTGTAAAGGCCGCATATCTGTGGAGTGAGCCATCGATTCATTGTAAATTCATTGCGTACCGCAAGGGTACCGGCCTTGCCAAGACTGAACAACAAAGGGTTGAATCCGTAGTCTGTCAGATGCTCGAAGATCGTGTTCGCTTACAGCAGATGATCCAGGGAACAACCGAGGTTGATCTTCCGGTGAAAGGTTTTAAGGTCAGGACTATCGAAGATACAGAAGACTTTGCGAAGGGGTTAAGATACAAATGGAACCTCGGGTTGGGACCCATCCCGACTGTGACGGGTACCCTGGAGGATCGCTTTGTCCATGTATTCGAGATAGAGGCATCGCAACGGTTCGATGGAATCTCCGCAGTTGCCTATGACAGCGAAAAACATGTTGCCGCCGCCGCTGTCGTCTCCCGCAAATCCTTACCCGGCGGAAGACAGAGACTGAATCTGGCCCATGAATTGGGACACCTGGTGCTCGATATGCCAAAAAATCTTGATGAAGAGAAGGTCGCCTTTCGCTTCGCAGGCGCTTTCCTTGCGCCTGATGAGGTTTTGTTCAGAGAGTTGGGACAAAAGAGGTCTCTCGTTCAAGCCGCGGAACTGTTTCTCTTGAAGCAGAAATATGGCATGAGCATCCAGTCTTTAGTGTACAGATTACATGATCTCGGGGTAATTTCAGATCAGCACCACAAACAATGGTGGATGACGATTAACCGTGAGGGGTGGAAAAAGGAAGAGCCCTTAGAGTTAAAACCGGAGAAATCGGAATGGCTTAAGAAAAATGTGCTTCGCGCATTAAGCGAGGGGTTCATAACAAAGGGAGATGCCATGAAAGCGTTGGGAGAATCGGTAGAGGTACAGGAGCCAATCACGCTCGTTGAGCGGCAGGCCTTCCTGAAGCTGCCCATCGAGGAACGCAGGAAGATAATGGCGAAGCAGGCTAAGGAAATGGCGGCGGATTACAAAACCGGAAAGATGGAAGATCTGGAAACGGGAGAGATTCTTGAGTATTAA
- a CDS encoding sensor histidine kinase produces the protein MDSALLGELGERLVEQVHYALVELVKNSYDADASHVTVKFIENDSGISEIHIIDDGIGMNFIEVQDYWMHIATTNKLNKDVSQEYGRPKTGSKGIGRFCCRRLGKKLTLITTGKNRNKFERTEVTFNWMEFRPGTKVTDIQCDGNQETQKTGETGTILIISDLIDEWSTTGYNYLKRQLAVLAANRGARRPDFEEDPGFNISLEAPGFEGDIRDLRSDLIKAGWGTLKAYINKGHKAVCELDALGIGKKTIVSEGKFSKLSDIGLGIGIMVLDRSQMRDTSIVSIGNLQEILPEWGGVQIRYKGFRVYPYGDDDWLKIDEDRGVRKGAPSKELQTFADTLRGVDSSRALLSLLSMRNHIGTVEIGPVAKGFVMKANREGFLDSDEFKELRNFVRFAINWATIYRDFYIREQTRGEAEASRVSFQEFIEQPVESHTVIETAVNYLEKEFRDIASTLPTKQRQGISTTFYKATDAIVKHNQSNKEELKHLRLIASTSTLILIFSHEVKMLLGHLESSLLQLENIKERLARTERKHIDDIQDWLRNSKERLLELLDMTALIGVDSRKESPKSLALHDRVEGARNAFKVIAESYGITLNTDEIPSNIVVGPILEAELYAVLLNLLSNSIKSIIAADNKRRIKISAKKSGGRVYIRFMDTGLGLNPNKHRDIFIPFVADIDGKLYSILEKKLNPEDKYIVGTGSGLGLSIVKEILQARNGDIRILPPEGDWKAVLEVELP, from the coding sequence GTGGATAGTGCACTTCTGGGGGAACTTGGCGAACGTCTAGTAGAACAGGTTCATTATGCCCTTGTCGAGCTTGTCAAGAATTCCTATGATGCTGACGCCAGTCACGTCACAGTTAAATTTATCGAGAACGATTCTGGAATAAGCGAGATACATATTATCGATGATGGCATTGGGATGAACTTTATTGAAGTCCAGGATTATTGGATGCATATCGCCACGACTAACAAGCTTAACAAAGATGTCTCTCAAGAGTATGGGCGTCCTAAAACAGGCTCAAAAGGTATCGGAAGATTTTGCTGTCGTCGACTCGGGAAAAAGTTGACCTTGATAACAACTGGGAAGAATAGAAATAAGTTCGAAAGAACTGAGGTTACTTTTAATTGGATGGAATTTAGGCCTGGTACAAAAGTAACAGATATACAATGTGATGGGAATCAGGAGACTCAGAAAACCGGAGAAACGGGCACGATACTTATTATCTCAGATTTAATCGATGAGTGGTCTACCACGGGATATAATTATCTTAAAAGACAACTTGCTGTCCTTGCAGCAAACAGAGGTGCTCGACGGCCTGATTTTGAAGAGGACCCCGGGTTTAATATTTCCCTTGAAGCCCCTGGCTTTGAGGGCGACATAAGGGATCTCAGATCTGATTTGATCAAAGCCGGCTGGGGGACATTGAAGGCTTATATTAATAAGGGACACAAGGCCGTTTGTGAGCTTGATGCTCTTGGGATTGGAAAAAAGACTATTGTATCGGAGGGCAAATTCTCAAAACTATCTGATATTGGATTGGGAATAGGAATTATGGTGCTTGATAGAAGCCAGATGAGAGATACAAGTATTGTCTCAATTGGAAACCTACAAGAGATTCTACCTGAGTGGGGTGGAGTGCAGATACGCTACAAAGGATTCAGGGTCTATCCATATGGTGATGACGATTGGTTGAAGATTGACGAAGACAGAGGTGTTAGAAAGGGTGCTCCCTCAAAAGAACTTCAAACCTTCGCAGACACTCTCCGAGGCGTTGATTCGAGTCGTGCACTATTGAGCCTGCTCTCAATGAGGAATCATATCGGAACTGTGGAAATAGGTCCCGTGGCAAAAGGGTTTGTAATGAAAGCAAATCGCGAGGGGTTCCTCGATTCCGATGAATTTAAGGAGTTGCGGAATTTTGTTCGCTTCGCTATCAATTGGGCGACAATATACCGTGATTTTTATATCAGGGAGCAAACAAGGGGAGAGGCAGAAGCAAGCAGAGTTAGCTTTCAGGAATTCATTGAGCAACCGGTCGAATCTCACACGGTCATTGAGACTGCTGTCAACTATCTTGAGAAAGAGTTTAGGGATATTGCCTCGACTCTACCTACAAAGCAGCGTCAGGGAATCAGCACCACATTTTATAAAGCAACAGATGCAATTGTTAAGCATAATCAGTCCAACAAGGAAGAATTAAAGCATCTTAGGCTTATTGCATCTACCTCGACATTAATACTCATATTCTCCCACGAAGTGAAAATGCTTCTTGGACACCTTGAAAGCAGCCTATTGCAGCTCGAAAACATTAAAGAGAGACTTGCAAGAACTGAAAGAAAGCATATTGATGATATTCAGGATTGGTTGCGAAATTCAAAAGAACGACTGCTGGAATTATTGGACATGACAGCATTGATCGGCGTTGACAGCAGGAAGGAATCACCGAAATCTTTAGCTCTTCACGATAGAGTCGAAGGAGCAAGGAATGCATTTAAAGTTATAGCGGAGAGCTATGGCATAACTCTCAACACAGATGAAATACCCTCCAACATTGTTGTCGGACCCATTTTAGAGGCAGAGTTATATGCCGTTCTTTTGAACTTACTTTCTAACTCTATCAAATCCATTATTGCAGCTGACAACAAAAGAAGGATAAAAATATCTGCGAAAAAGTCTGGTGGTAGAGTATATATAAGATTCATGGACACTGGCCTTGGGTTGAATCCCAACAAGCACAGAGATATATTTATACCCTTTGTCGCGGATATTGATGGAAAACTCTATTCAATCCTGGAGAAGAAGTTAAATCCTGAAGATAAATATATTGTCGGAACTGGAAGTGGACTCGGTCTAAGCATAGTAAAGGAGATACTGCAAGCAAGAAATGGTGACATTAGGATCCTGCCCCCAGAAGGCGATTGGAAGGCCGTATTGGAGGTCGAGTTGCCATGA
- a CDS encoding type II toxin-antitoxin system PemK/MazF family toxin yields MSIKIVSRGEVWLVNFDPTIGSEINKKRPAVIVSSDALGILPVYVVVPITDWKERYAKNFWHIKIVNDAANGLDKMSAVDVLQIRSVSIDRLTKKIGKVSSTMMEEIVAAIAAVIEYQ; encoded by the coding sequence TTGAGTATTAAGATAGTCTCGCGCGGTGAAGTATGGCTGGTAAATTTTGACCCGACAATAGGTTCAGAGATCAACAAAAAGCGCCCCGCTGTTATCGTAAGTTCGGATGCCCTCGGTATACTGCCCGTGTATGTGGTTGTTCCTATAACAGACTGGAAAGAACGATATGCGAAAAACTTTTGGCACATCAAAATCGTTAACGATGCTGCAAATGGGCTGGACAAGATGTCGGCCGTGGATGTGCTTCAGATACGGAGCGTATCCATCGATCGGCTGACAAAGAAGATTGGGAAGGTATCGTCGACAATGATGGAGGAGATCGTCGCGGCCATTGCAGCAGTGATCGAGTACCAGTAA